Proteins encoded in a region of the Carassius auratus strain Wakin unplaced genomic scaffold, ASM336829v1 scaf_tig00037285, whole genome shotgun sequence genome:
- the LOC113083112 gene encoding myeloid leukemia factor 2-like isoform X1 yields MFHYLNDVDDSPYMMDPFAAHRHQMRSLFGSFGMDPFPLTPQIQHPRTSLQPQAGALSPFGMMGMGGGFMDMFSMMSGMMENMEQISGSPNCQTFSSSTVISYSSIDTGAPKVYQQTSEFRTAPGGIRETRQTMRDSQSGLERMAIGHHIGERGHVMERSRNRLTGDREERQDFFNLEESEAAAFDEEWRREVGRYRPPNARSLDYGRERSAGVGQQLALTAPPSSSSSPSPHHESPRHHPPHSRPRYDW; encoded by the exons atgtttCATTATTTGAATGATGTGGATGACAGCCCATACATGAT GGATCCATTCGCTGCGCACAGGCATCAGATGAGGAGTCTCTTTGGGTCCTTTGGGATGGACCCTTTTCCTCTCACCCCTCAGATCCAGCATCCACGTACTAGTTTGCAG CCACAAGCTGGAGCCTTGTCCCCCTTTGGCATGATGGGAATG ggtgGAGGTTTCATGGACATGTTTAGCATGATGAGTGGGATGATGGAGAACATG GAACAAATTTCTGGTTCTCCAAACTGCCAGACCTTCTCCTCCTCCACAGTCATCTCATACTCCTCCATAGACACAGGCGCACCTAAAGTCTATCAGCAGACCAGTGAATTTCGCACTGCCCCTGGGGGT ATCAGAGAGACACGTCAAACGATGAGGGACAGTCAGAGTGGGCTGGAGCGAATGGCTATCGGGCATCACATTGGTGAAAGAGGTCACGTGATGGAACGCTCAAGGAACCGTCTCACAGGAGACCGTGAAGAGAGACAAGACTTCTTCAACCTGGAAGAGA GTGAGGCAGCTGCCTTTGATGAAGAGTGGAGGAGAGAGGTGGGCCGGTACCGCCCCCCTAATGCCCGTAGTTTAGATTATGGGCGTGAGCGGAGTGCAGGGGTAGGACAGCAGCTGGCCCTGACAGCGCCTCCgagctcctcctcctctccctcgcCTCACCACGAGTCACCACGCCACCATCCTCCTCACTCCCGCCCACGCTATGACTGGTGA
- the LOC113083112 gene encoding myeloid leukemia factor 2-like isoform X2 yields MFHYLNDVDDSPYMMDPFAAHRHQMRSLFGSFGMDPFPLTPQIQHPRTSLQPQAGALSPFGMMGMGGGFMDMFSMMSGMMENMEQISGSPNCQTFSSSTVISYSSIDTGAPKVYQQTSEFRTAPGGIRETRQTMRDSQSGLERMAIGHHIGERGHVMERSRNRLTGDREERQDFFNLEESEAAAFDEEWRREVGRYRPPNARSLDYGRERSAGVGQQLALTAPPSSSSSPSPHHESPRHHPPHSRPRYD; encoded by the exons atgtttCATTATTTGAATGATGTGGATGACAGCCCATACATGAT GGATCCATTCGCTGCGCACAGGCATCAGATGAGGAGTCTCTTTGGGTCCTTTGGGATGGACCCTTTTCCTCTCACCCCTCAGATCCAGCATCCACGTACTAGTTTGCAG CCACAAGCTGGAGCCTTGTCCCCCTTTGGCATGATGGGAATG ggtgGAGGTTTCATGGACATGTTTAGCATGATGAGTGGGATGATGGAGAACATG GAACAAATTTCTGGTTCTCCAAACTGCCAGACCTTCTCCTCCTCCACAGTCATCTCATACTCCTCCATAGACACAGGCGCACCTAAAGTCTATCAGCAGACCAGTGAATTTCGCACTGCCCCTGGGGGT ATCAGAGAGACACGTCAAACGATGAGGGACAGTCAGAGTGGGCTGGAGCGAATGGCTATCGGGCATCACATTGGTGAAAGAGGTCACGTGATGGAACGCTCAAGGAACCGTCTCACAGGAGACCGTGAAGAGAGACAAGACTTCTTCAACCTGGAAGAGA GTGAGGCAGCTGCCTTTGATGAAGAGTGGAGGAGAGAGGTGGGCCGGTACCGCCCCCCTAATGCCCGTAGTTTAGATTATGGGCGTGAGCGGAGTGCAGGGGTAGGACAGCAGCTGGCCCTGACAGCGCCTCCgagctcctcctcctctccctcgcCTCACCACGAGTCACCACGCCACCATCCTCCTCACTCCCGCCCACGCTATGACTG A